The Limosilactobacillus panis DNA segment TGGGGGATCTCTGCGGACAGTAACAACTTTGCCATTAAGAATGGTTGGCTGAGCTACGAGGGCTCTGGTTGGATTGTGAACAGTATTGGCTACGTGAAGAACAATAACGGTACGGACTACACGATTGCCGTTTACACGGATAACAACTCCTCAATGGCGGGGGGGCAACAAACCATCGAGCAGCTCGCCCGGGTAACCAAGAACGCAATGAAATAAACATTTATTTTTGGATGTGTTACTATCAATTTGTAAGGAAGTGTATTTAATGGATATCAAGAGTAACCTTTTAACCCTTGCTGATGGTAATAAAATGCCTCAAGAAGGCTTCGGTCTGTACAAGGTCGATGGTCAAAAAACAATGACGGAATCAATTCAAAACGCCTACCAAGATGGTTACCGCCTCTTCGATACCGCCCAATTGTATGGTAACGAGGCTGAAGTCGGAACGGCCCTGCAAAAGTTAGCCATCCCCCGTAAGGATATTTTTGTAACCACCAAGGTCAGCGAAGACAACCAGGGCTACGACCGGGCAATCGCCTCCGTCAAGGAATCCTTAAAGAAGCTCCAGATGGATTACGTTGACCTCCTGCTAGTCCACTGGCCAATCCAACGTGCCTTCTTTGATACCTGGCGCGCGTTTGAAGATCTCAAGAAGGCGGGGTTAGCCAAGTCAATTGGGGTCAGCAACTTTGAAATGATTCACCTCCAGTACCTGGCCACCCAGGCACACGAAATGCCGGTCGTGGACCAAATCGAACTCCACCCCCTGCTTTCCCAAAAGCCACTTCTCAAGTTTAATCACGACCACCACATCGTCACCCAAGCTTGGAGTCCTCTTGGTCGGGGCGCGGTTCTTAACGAAGCGGTTCTCAAGGAAATTGGTGACCGCCACCATAAGTCACC contains these protein-coding regions:
- a CDS encoding aldo/keto reductase: MDIKSNLLTLADGNKMPQEGFGLYKVDGQKTMTESIQNAYQDGYRLFDTAQLYGNEAEVGTALQKLAIPRKDIFVTTKVSEDNQGYDRAIASVKESLKKLQMDYVDLLLVHWPIQRAFFDTWRAFEDLKKAGLAKSIGVSNFEMIHLQYLATQAHEMPVVDQIELHPLLSQKPLLKFNHDHHIVTQAWSPLGRGAVLNEAVLKEIGDRHHKSPAQVILRWHLQNGVSFIPKSVHEARIAQNADIYDFELTNNEMQQIDALNEYKRTGREPELVYEYNQQY